DNA sequence from the Sinorhizobium alkalisoli genome:
ACCGGTTGCCTTGCGTGATCTGCAGCCATTATGTGTATAATCAGTCGCACCGCTAGAGAGGTATTGTGCTTTCATGGGTAATACTGTGCTGCAGCAATTGATCGATAAAGGGCCGGTGATGCGGACCGTTTCACTCCCGCGGGGACGGCAGAGCCTGCACACCATGCCGACGAGCACCGGCTATGAGATCCGGACCGATGCGGGCTATGACTGGGACGGGCGAAAGCGCGGCCAGACGCCGTTCACGGTATTGCAGCACACGATCGGCGGCGCCGGCAATCTGCGCTATGAGAACCGTACCTATCGCCTGCGCGAGGGCGAGACACTGCTGTTGCTCGTGCCGCACAATCATCGCTACTGGCTCGAGGACGGCGGCCGCTGGGAATTCTTCTGGATCTCGATGAACGGCGAGGAGGCGTTGCGCATCCACCGCGCCATTCTCGCGGTCACTGGCCCCGTCGTCAGGCTGCACCCGGAAACGATCGAGCATCTCTCTGACTGCAGCCTGCGGCTGATCACCGGAGCGGAAACGCCTGGCCGCGCCTCGGCAATCGCCTATGAGGCGGCGATGG
Encoded proteins:
- a CDS encoding AraC family transcriptional regulator; protein product: MGNTVLQQLIDKGPVMRTVSLPRGRQSLHTMPTSTGYEIRTDAGYDWDGRKRGQTPFTVLQHTIGGAGNLRYENRTYRLREGETLLLLVPHNHRYWLEDGGRWEFFWISMNGEEALRIHRAILAVTGPVVRLHPETIEHLSDCSLRLITGAETPGRASAIAYEAAMALYDDVFGSHPVLSEEYRRMQHVIDHILANLEKPLPVEELARVSGLSRAHFSRVFAASEGMPPAEFVLQKRLQRAVKLLTKTADLPVKEVAILSGFEDPNYFAKVFRRVFGASPTEFRTTGMYASVAPNGQKTSESVTTLAAARD